The DNA segment CACGATCCAACGCCGACTGCAAAAACTTCTTGAAGAATCACCTTCACCAGCACTTGATGGTGAAATTCGTGAAGAAATGGGTAATGCAGCAGTAAAAGCTGCGAAAGCAGTTGATTATTCCGGTGCTGGCACGGTAGAATTTATATATGACTACCGCAATCGTAAGTTTTATTTTATGGAAATGAACACGAGGATTCAGGTTGAGCATCCCGTAACAGAAATGGTCACTGGAATAGACCTCATTAAAGAACAAATTCGTGTGGCACAAGGCGAGAAGCTAACAGTAAATCAACAGGATGTTACATTTACTGGCTGGGCAATTGAGTGCCGGATTAATGCAGAAAATCCGGAAAAGAACTTTATGCCTTCTGCTGGTAAAATTAATATGTACCTACCGCCTGGCGGATTAGGTGTTCGTATTGATTCAGCGGCATATCCAGGGTATACTATTCCGCCTTATTATGATTCCATGATTGCGAAAGTTATCACATATGGCAGCACTAGGGAAGAGGCAATTTCCAGAATGAAACGTGCATTGAGTGAGTTTGTTGTAGAGGGAATCCATACAACGATTCCATTCCACTTAAAGTTACTTGATCATGAAACATTCGTTGACGGACAATTCAATACGAAATTCCTAGAATTGCATGATGTGATGAAGACTATCTAATATCTGGAGGTGTTACGAATGAGCGAATTTAGTGTTTTAGAAATGGACCAAGGAAATAACGGTCATGGTAAAATTGAAATTGCTCCTGAAGTGATTGAAGTAATTGCCGGTATTGCTGCTGCTGAAGTAGAAGGTGTTGCGGGCATGAGAGGCAACTTTGCAACAGGGGTTGTAGAACGATTAGGCAAGAAAAATCACGGTAAAGGTGTTAAGGTCGAACTGACCGAAACAGGGATTAAAGTAGATGTATACTGCATGATGAAGTTTGGGGTATCCATCCCTTCTGTTGCTGGTAAAGTCCAAGACAATATTCGTCAAGCATTACTAAATATGACTGCTTTAGATGCTGAAGAAGTGAACATTCATGTAGTTGGGATTCAATTTGAAAACCAAAAGCATGAGCCAGAAGTAGATCAAGAAGTATAACCTACAAAAACCAAAGGAGAGATTCCTTTGGTTTTTCTATTTATCTAACTATTCTAAAAAAATGTGGGAATTTGAAAAATATAATCCTTACAGTGCGAATCCAATTTAGTTATGCTATTATCTTTTTATGTGAAAACTATCTTGAAGTTGAATTCCTGTACTATGTATGAAAAATAGACAAAAATTATTTAATATATCTAAAGGAGTTAACGTTATAATGAAAAGAAGAACAGCAAGGGAAAAAGCGCTACAGGCTCTGTTTCAAATCGATGTAAGCAATACTGATCCATCATTAGCGATTGAACATGTATTAGAGGGGGAAATGGGAGACGAATACTTATCAAACCTAGTTATAGGAGTAGTAGAACACAAAGAAGAAATTGACAAGCTAATAATCGAAAACCTAGAAAAGTGGTCTATGGACCGTTTGGCAACAGTGGATCGAAACTTATTGAGAATTGCTACGTATGAATTAAAGTTTTATCGAAATGAAGTTCCTGAAAATGTTATTTTAGATGAAGCCATTGAGATAGCTAAAATTTACGGGGATGACCAATCAAGCAAATTTATTAATGGAGTTCTTTCAAAGGTGAAACAAACGCTTCTTGCCAATTAATTGATTGGTTTCACTCCTAGCATAGGGAGAGTTGAAAATGACAGCCACAATTATTAATGGAAAAGAGATCGCCGAGAAAAAAAGAGTAGAAATTGCTGAAGAGGTTAAATGGATAAAAAGGCAAGGGGTCACACCCGGGTTAGCGGTTATCCTTGTCGGTAATGACCATGCTTCTCGAACATATGTAACAAATAAAGAAAAGGCTTGTAAACAGCTAGGGATGAAATCACTATTAATTGAAATGCATGAGGAGGTTTCAGAAGAAGAACTTCTTCTAAAGATTAGTGAGTTAAACGAAGATCCTGAAGTACATGGAATCTTAGTTCAATTGCCTCTTCCTAAACATATCGATGAAAAAAAGGTGATTGAATCCATTTCTCCATTAAAAGATGTGGATGGGTTTCATCCTATAAATATTGGCAGGATGATGACAGGACAGAATGCTTTCCTCCCTTGTACACCATATGGGATTATGGTTTTACTTGAAGAGGCGGGCATATCCATTCCAGGAAAACATGTTGTGGTTGTAGGGCGGAGTAATATCGTAGGTAAGCCTGTAGGTCAATTATTCTTAAATCAGCATGCAACAGTCACATACTGTCATTCAAAGACCAGGGACTTAAAGTTACATACCAATCAAGCAGATATCCTTGTTGCTGCAGTTGGCATTCCAAACTTCATAAAGGCTGAACATGTTAAAGATAATGCAGTTGTTATCGATGTAGGGATTAACAGGAATGAGGCAGGTAAGCTTTGTGGAGATGTTGCTTTTGATGAAGTAAGTAAAAAAGCAGGATATATTACTCCAGTTCCAAAGGGAGTAGGCCCCATGACGATTACCATGCTAATGTACAATACCTTAAAGTCAGCCGCTGAAAGTCTAAACCGAAATAAGTAGGTGTTTGTCCTTATCTTTTATTCCTTTTGTTCTTTTTAAGTCAATCTTTCTGACAAAAAAAAGAGCAAAATGTATAATGGATAAGGACAATTTCAGCTAATCAGCCGAAAAGAGGATTAGAAATGCAGGAACAAAGATATTTATCTGTGAATGCTTTAACCAAATACATAAAAAGAAAATTTGATGCAGATCCCCATTTGCGAGATATTCATGTAAGAGGGGAGATTTCAAATTTTAAACAACATTCGAGTGGACATATGTATTTTACATTAAAGGATGAGAAAGCTCGGATTCTTGCGGTGATGTTCTCCAGTCAATCCCGTCTTATGAAATTTGCTCCTGAAAACGGGATGAAGGTAATCGTAAAGGGAGATATTTCTGTATACGAACCAAGCGGACAATATCAAATTTATATTAAGGAAATGCGCCCAGAAGGTATTGGGGAATTGTTTTTAGCCTATGAGCAGTTAAAACAGCGTCTTGATGCAGAAGGCTTATTCGCAGCTGAAACCAAAAAGCCTATACCGATGTATCCAAGAACAGTTGGTGTAATTACTTCCCCAACAGGTGCTGCAATTAGAGATGTCATTACAACCATTAAACGACGCTATCCCATTGCAAATATTCTCGTTTTCCCAGCACTTGTGCAAGGTGAAAATGCGGCTCCTTCCATTGTTAAGGCAATTGAAAAGGCAAATACCATGAACGAAATTGATGTATTAATTGTTGGACGTGGCGGAGGCTCAATTGAGGAGTTATGGGCATTCAATGAAGAAATAACAGCACGTGCGATTTTTTTATCTAAAATCCCAATTATATCTGCTGTTGGTCATGAAACAGACTTCACCATTGCCGATTTTGTTGCTGATTTGCGGGCTCCTACTCCTACAGGTGCTGCGGAGCTTGCGGTTCCACATATTGATGAATTAATGGACAGAATACTTCAGCGGCAAACCCGACTGCTTCGTGCCATGAAGGGGAAATTTCAATTTGAAAATGAACGATTACATCGTGCAAAAAAATCCTATGCTTTTCGTTACCCACATCGTTTATATGAACAGAAATTGGAACAGGTTGACAAATTAACAGAGATGCTTGTTCGTGGGACCTCGAGATTATCATTAATAAAAAAAGGTCAGTATGAACTTCTACATAAACGGCTACAACGAAACCATCCAAGAGAAATGATTCTTGAATCAACGAGCCGTTTGGAGCGTTCTCAAAAAGAAATGGACCGCTCTATGATGCAAATATTAACAACGAAAAAAAATGATTTTAACCGGGTGTTATCGACCTTACAAGCATTAAGTCCATTAAAAATCATGGAACGTGGGTATAGTTTGGCTTATTCGGAGGATAACCGTTTGGTGAAAAGTGTAAAACAGGTAAGTGTGAATGAACTGGTACAAATCCAATTAACTGATGGTAGTCTTTTCTGTAAAGTGGAGAATATAAAGGGGAGCGAAAAAAGTGACAAATGAAAAAAAGTTATCCTTTGAAGATGCAATGACAAAGTTAGAACAAATCGTAGATAAACTTGAAGAAGGAGATGTACCTTTGGAAGAGGCGATTCTTTTTTATAAAGAGGGGATGGAATTATCTAAGCTTTGTCATGATAAATTGAAAAGTGTGGAAGAGCAACTTACTCAAATCATTACGGAGGATGGACGTAAAGAGAATTTTTCTATTGAAGGGGAGGAATAAGACTTGGAAACTAGGGCTTTAGAAACATTTGCGCAAGAGTATAAACAACTACTTGAAGATGAGCTTCGAAGGCTGGTTGAAAAGCTTAAGGCTCCTCCTATTATTAAGGAATCAATGATTTATTCTCTAGAAGCAGGAGGCAAAAGAATTCGCCCTTTATTATTGTTTGCTACCTTAGACGCGTTTGGAATGAATCCTAAAAAAGGGCTGTTAGCTGCCGCTGCAATTGAAATGATTCATACCTATTCCTTAATCCACGATGATCTACCAAGTATGGATAATGATGACTTAAGAAGAGGAAAACCGACCAATCATAAGGTCTTCGGCGACGCCATCGCGATTTTAGCTGGAGATGCCTTATTAACTTATAGTTTTGAAGTAATAAGTCAGCTTCCAACCGACGTTTTCTCAGCCGCTACAAAGCTTAAATTAGTTGTTGAATTGGCAAAAGCATCTGGAACGGAAGGGATGGTCGGTGGACAAGTGGCAGACATGGAAGGGGAAGCCAAATCACTTACCCTTCAAGAGCTGGAGTACATACATATTCATAAAACAGGTAAGCTGCTTGGATTTAGTGTCTTGGCTGGAGGGATTATGGCAGGTGCTAATCAAGAACAGCTTCATAACCTATCAAGGTTTGCCCATCATCTGGGACTTGCCTTTCAAATTCAAGACGATATCCTCGATTTAGTTGGGAATGAAGAAATAATTGGTAAACCTGTAGGAAGTGATACTACCAATCTAAAAAGTACATATCCTCAATTGTTAACCATGGAAGGTGCAAGAACAGCGCTGAAAGACCAAATCACCTCAGCGAAGGAAAATCTGGAGAGGACAGGCTTAAATACCCAACTGCTAAGAGAAATCACTGATTTAGTAGCATCTAGGGATCACTAACAAAGGCTATTTGAGGCAATGAACTAAGTGTGTTATAATTATTTTCAATGTAGAAAACGTTGACAATGCCGTTATCACTTAGTGTTAGCGGCTATTTTTTCAGGAAAAGTGTTATGATAAATAATAAGATATTAAAACTGATGTATAGATAGAAAAAGTATGAAAGTGAGTGGTCCAAAAATGGATCTGTTATCAATAAAAGACCCATCCTTTTTAAAAGGATTGACAAATAAAGAGTTGGAGGCTTTAAGTCAGGATATTCGTCAATTCTTGGTCGAAAAGCTGTCTGTGACTGGAGGCCATATTGGACCAAATTTAGGTGTAGTTGAACTAACAATTGCTTTACATAAATGTTTTGACAGTCCAAGGGATAAGATTATTTGGGATGTAGGACATCAGTCCTATGTTCATAAAATCTTAACCGGCAGAGCATGTGAATTTGATACTTTACGTCAATATAAAGGCCTATGTGGGTTTCCAAAACGGATTGAAAGTGAACATGACGTTTGGGAGACAGGACATAGTTCAACCTCACTATCTGCAGCTATGGGAATGGCGATTGCCAGGGATATAAAAAAGGAAAACTCCTTTGTTATTCCTGTGATTGGTGATGGTGCCTTAACTGGTGGAATGGCATTAGAAGCTTTAAACCACATTGGCCATGAAAAAAAGGATATGATCGTTATATTGAATGATAACGAAATGTCCATTGCGCCTAATGTTGGGGCATTGCATAATATCCTTGGTCAATTGAGAACAGCAGGGAAATATCAATGGGTGAAAGACGAACTAGAAGTGATATTGAAAAAAGTTCCCGCTGTTGGTGGTGTTCTTGCAGCCACTGCTGAACGCGTAAAAGATAGTCTTAAATATTTATTTGTTTCTGGTATGTTTTTTGAAGAACTTGGTTTTACTTATTTAGGACCAATTGATGGTCATAACTTTGATGACTTATTTGAAAACCTTGCCTATGCGAAAAAAACAGAAGGCCCTGTACTCCTTCATGTGATTACGAAGAAGGGGAAGGGATATAAGCCTGCAGAAAGCGATAAGACGGGTACTTGGCATGGTACAGGCCCATATAAAATGGATACAGGTGATTTTGTAAAGCCGGCGAAAGCACAGCCACCAGCATGGAGCAGTTTGGTTAGTGAGACCGTTCGAAAACTCGCTCGAGTGGACGATAGAATTGTGGCCATTACCCCCGCAATGCCTGTTGGATCAAAGCTTGAAGGTTTTGCTAGTGAGTTTCCTGATCGAATGTTTGATGTAGGGATTGCTGAGCAACATGCTGCTACGGTTGCTGCAGGATTGGCTACGCAAAATATGAAGCCTTTTCTAGCTATTTATTCCACTTTCTTACAGCGAGCATACGACCAGGTTGTACATGATATTTGCCGCCAAAACTTAAACGTATTTATTGGAATAGACCGGGCAGGTTTAGTAGGCGCAGATGGTGAAACACACCAGGGCGTATTTGATATTGCTTTTCTAAGGCATGTACCTAATATCGTTTTAATGATGCCGAAGGACGAAAACGAAGGTCAACATATGGTTTATACAGCGTTAAATTATGATGATGGACCTATTGCGATGAGATTTCCACGTGGAAATGGTGTAGGGGTACCAATGGATGAGGAATTCAAGAAGATCCCTATTGGCACTTGGGAGGTCTTAAAAGAAGGTGATGATGCGGCTATTTTAACCTTCGGAACAACGATTCCAATGGCGATGGAAGCGGCTAAGATTCTTGAAAAGCGAGGAATCTTTGTAAAAGTCATTAATGCTCGGTTCATAAAACCTCTTGATGAAAAGATGCTACTAGGTTTGTTAGAAAAAAATATCCCTCTCCTTACCGTGGAAGAAGCGGTATTACAAGGTGGATTTGGAAGTTCCGTTCTTGAATTTGCGCATGACCAAGGCTTTGCTCAGGCATTAATAGACCGAATCGGTATTCCAGACCAATTTATTGAACATGGGGATGTAGGGTTACTATTGGAAGAAATAGGATTAACTACTGAAGAAGTGGTCAAAAAAGTGTCTACAATGGCAAGGAAAAAACAGCAAAGGGCATAAATAATGAAAAATAAAGAACGATTAGATGTATTACTCGTGGAGCGAGGTTTAATTGAGACACGAGAAAAAGCAAAAAGAGCGATTATGGCAGGGCTTGTATACACAAATGAAGAGCGGTTGGATAAACCTGGTGAAAAAGTGAAGGTGGACATTCCTCTAAATATCAAAGGAAATACGATGCCATACGTCAGTCGAGGCGGGTTGAAACTTGAAAAGGCACTAAAAGTATTCGATGTAAGTGTAACAGGAAAGGTTCTGCTTGATATCGGTGCTTCTACAGGCGGTTTTACAGATTGCGCTTTACAAAATGGGGCAAAAATGTCATATGCGCTTGACGTAGGCTACAATCAGCTTGCTTGGAAGCTTAGACAGGATGAACGTGTTGTGGTTATGGAACGGACAAACTTTCGTTATGTAACTCCCTCAGATCTCGCTGGGGAAATGCCGAATTTTGCTTCTATTGACGTGTCTTTTATTTCCTTAACTCTAATTTTACCAGTATTAAAAACACTACTGATCCCAGGTAGTGATATTATTGCGCTTATTAAGCCTCAATTTGAAGCAGGCCGTGATCAGGTCGGTAAAAAAGGAATTGTTCGTGACGAGAAGGTTCATTTACAAGTCATTGAAAAAATCATTCATTTTTCCGTTAAAGAAGGATATATAGTAACTAATCTTTCCTATTCACCAATTACAGGTGGCGATGGGAATATTGAATTTTTACTACACTTAAAATGGGAAGGTGAGCGGGAACTCGGTGAAAGTAATCTCCCTATCGGACCAATGGATATCGTAAAACAGGCTCATCTAGAATTTAAAACGAAACAGACACCAGAAGGATAGGCAATTGCTTATCCTTTTATGTATATGAATGTATTTTTATAAAGGATTTTCATGTACAACTTTAGGAAAATGGGCTAACATATGAAATATATACGACATTTTAGTACAGAATACTCTGATGTTTTTAAAGACTATGGGGTGAAAGAATGAATAAAGGTCAACGTCATATTAAAATTAGAGAAATTATTGCCAGCAACGATATTGAGACTCAGGATGATTTGGTCGATGAGCTGAAAAATGCTGGTTACAATGTGACACAAGCCACCGTTTCACGTGATATTAAAGAACTTCATTTAGTAAAGGTTCCATTGATTGATGGGCGTTATAAATACAGCCTTCCAGCGGATCAGCGTTTTAATCCATTGCAAAAGTTAAAAAGATCTTTAATTGATGCTTTTGTAAGAATCGATCCTGCGGGGCATTTACTGGTTATGAAATGTTTGCCAGGTAATGCTATGGCAATTGGTGCCCTCATTGACAATCTGGATTGGGAAGAAATATTAGGAACGATCTGTGGTGACGATACAATGTTAATTATTTGTCGAACACCAGAAGATACAGAAGTCATTACAAATCGGTTCCTTGACATGCTTTAATTGGGGGAGAGTTCGTTGTTAGCAGAACTATCAATAAAAAACTTTGCGATAATCGAATCCCTTTCCATTTCCTTTGAAAAGGGATTAACTGTATTAACCGGAGAAACAGGCGCAGGAAAATCTATAATCATTGATGCCATCCATTTATTGGTGGGCGGCAGAGGATCCGCTGAATTTGTGCGTCATGGTGAGGAGAAGGCTGAAATAGAGGGGCTTTTTCAACTAGATGATCCAAATCATCCAATTATTTCGAAATCATTAGAATTTGGTATAGAAATTGAAGAAGGTATGGTGGTTCTAAGACGAGACATATCACGAACCGGAAAAAGTGTTTGTCGAATCAATGGAAAGCTTGTTACCATATCAACCCTTCGTGAAATAGGTTCCACTCTTGTAGATATTCATGGGCAACATGAACATCAAGAGTTAATGGATGAAACGATACATTTATCATTGCTCGATCAGTTTGGTTCCGAGGAAATTGCAGGTTCACATGCAGAATATCTAGATGTCTTTCGAAGGTACGAGCAAACACTTCAAAAGCTAAAGTCATTAAGTGAGAATGATCAACAAACTGCACACCGACTAGATTTGATTCAATTTCAATTAGACGAAATTCAAAAAGCCAATCTAAAACTTCATGAAGATGAAGAGCTTTCAGAAGAAAGAAGAAAGTTAGGGAATTTTGAAAGGACGTTTGAGGCCATCCAATCGAGTTATACGGCCTTGCATGGGGAGCAGCGAGGACTAGACTGGCTAAGTATGGTCATGGGATACCTAGAAGATGCTGCGGCGCTAGACACAACGTATAAAGATATATTTGAAGCTGTTTCGAATAGCTATTACCAGCTAGAAGATGCTGCGAGAACTTTACGAAATGAACTGGATGGGTTAGAATACGATCCGCAAAGGTTAAATGAAATTGAGGATCGACTAAATGAAATTAACCAGTTAAAACGTAAATATGGTAAAACGATTAATGATATTGTTGAATATGCAGCAAAGATTGAAGAAGAAATTGAAACCTTACAGAACAAAGAAACTCATATTTCTGAATTAGAAAAAGAATTATCTTCCATCAAAAAAGATCTGATTCTTGAGGCTAAGCAGTTATCTGAAATCCGTCATAAGTGGGCAGATAAACTTACGAAGCTTATTCATAAGGAATTGAAGGAATTATACATGGCCAAGACTATATTTGAAATGCGGTTTGAAACGGATTTTGAGCATTTCTCTAAAACAGGAGTGGACCATGTGGAATTTTATATTTCGACTAACCCTGGTGAGCCACTGAAGCCTTTGTCACGGGTTGCTTCAGGGGGAGAATTATCAAGGATTATGTTGGCCCTCAAGAGTATTTTTTCTCAACACCAAGGTGTTACCTCTATTATTTTTGATGAGGTAGATACCGGTGTCAGCGGAAGAGTAGCTCAATCCATCGCAGAAAAGATTTACAAGGTAGCATCTGGTTCACAAGTTTTATGTATTTCTCATTTACCTCAAGTAGCTGCCATGGCAGATACTCATTTGTTTATTTCAAAGGTTATTACTGGAGGAAGAACAAAAACTTATGTAACATCATTGAATGTTGAAGAGAAGATTAAAGAAATTGGCAGAATGATTTCTGGAGCGGAAATTACCGATCTTACGAAGAAACACGCTGAAGAATTAATATTTTTAGCAGGTGAAAATAAAAAAACTTGAAAAGCTATCCAATAAGGGTAGCTTTTTTATGTTAAACCGAGTTATAAATGCTTGTCAAGGAGGCAAAATTAAAGATGTAGCCATTTCTTCAAAGTTGTGAAAAGAAGCGAGGAGAGTGAAAAATTTGAAGTTAGACATAATTAGAAAGATTATTGGTGGAATTCTCCTTGTTTCATTAATTAGCCTTATCTTTTTTCAGCCTATACAGCAGTACATTGCAATACCAAAAACCATTACAGTTTTTGAAGGTCAAGATTACACGTTTAAAAAGGCTGCCCCGGTATCAGCCGCTATACAATCTCGCAACTCAAATATCACACTTGCTCAGGAAAAACATGCAGTATCGGTAAAGGCAACAGAAAAAGGGAAAAACGAAATGCTTCTAGAATTTGCTGGTATCCCTATAAAAAAGGTCGATGTACATGTTTTAAAGGATTTTCGTGTCATTCCCGGTGGTCAATCAATTGGTGTAAAACTAAATACAGTAGGTGTCTTAGTGGTCGGACACCATTTAATCAATACAGCAAATGGAAAAAAATCACCTGGTGATATTGCAGGAATCAAAGTTGGAGACATTATTACAGAAATAAATGGGAACAAAATTGAAAAAATGACAGATGTTGCACCTTTTGTTCAAACAGCTGGACAGGATGGAAAAGCTCTTGATATGGTTATTAGTAGAGAAAGTGGGAAATTTACGACAAAACTTACTCCTTTAAAAGATAAAGGAGAAAACACTTATAAGCTTGGTTTATATATCAGGGATTCAGCAGCAGGAATTGGGACCATGACCTTTGTTCATCCACAATCTAAAAAATATGGTGCCCTAGGACATGTCATCTCAGACATGGATACAAAAAAGCCAATTGTCGTTGAAGATGGACAAATTGTCCGTTCTACCGTTACCTCTATTGAGAAGGGAAGTAATGGGGATCCAGGAGAAAAACTTGCACGTTTCTCTTCTGATCGTGAAATTGTTGGAAATATCCAAAAAAACAGTCCCTTTGGTATTTTTGGAGAGCTAAATAAAGATTTAAAAAATGGAATCATGGATAAACCGCTGCCAATAGCATTATCCCATCAGGTGAAAGAAGGACCTGCAAAAATCTTAACAGTGGTCAACGATGACCGAGTAGAAGAATTTAACATAGAGATAGTTAGTACAATTCCGCAAAAGTTTCCAGCAACTAAGGGCATGGTGATAAAAGTAACGGACCCTAAGCTTCTTGAAAAGACCGGAGGAATCGTGCAAGGAATGAGTGGAAGTCCGATTATTCAAGATGGAAAGCTTGTTGGTGCCGTAACACATGTCTTTGTGAATGATCCTACCTCTGGATATGGTGTTCATATTGAGTGGATGCTAAATGAAGCTGGAATTAACATATACGAAACACCAAAGAATAAAGCAAGTTAAATTAGAAAATAATCGTTCTCTTCCGCGATTATATATAGTGTCACCCTTCTTGAGCGAAATAGGTAATCCTCCTATTTTGCTTCTTCTTTTGTTCAGGCTGTGTTAAAGAACTGTGTTGATATTTACACCCTGTTGATTGGAGTGGAAGGCACGAAGACTCCTGTGGGAGTGTGGTTCAGGGGAGACCCCGCAGGCGCAAGCGCCGAGGAGGCTCGCCGAAACACCCACGAACCGCTCGTGCCTGGAGCGGAAATCAACAGACAAGTTTAACAGTGCCTTGTTTAAAAATTTTTCGACAAAAATCTGTTAATTGTTGGAAAATATGCGAATTTAGTCGAATAGGCGAGAAAAACAGAGAAAAGATAAGATTTTATCACTATTTTAAGAAATATTAAAAAAATGAGAGGAATTTTTGTTGCATTGTCGAATTTGTAATTTAGAATAGAATTTAGAGACTACAGACATTAAGAAAAATGAAATAGAGAATTGAACAGATTGAGGGAGGAACTGGAATTGAAGAAAATCAAAGTTTGTGTCGTTGATGATAATAGGGAATTAGTTGGATTATTAGAGGACTACATTTCGTCCCAAGATGATATGGAAGTTGAAGGGATTGCTCATAATGGACAAGAATGCTTGGAGATGTTAGCTTCTGTTGATCCAGATGTTCTTGTTTTGGATATTATTATGCCGCATCTTGATGGTTTGGCTGTCCTTGAACGCCTGCGTGAACTAAAAAAAGGATCACTTCCAAATGTAATCATGCTGACTGCCTTTGGACAGGAAGATGTAACAAAAAAAGCTGTTGAACTGGGAGCGTCTTATTTTATTTTGAAACCATTTGATATGGAGAACTTAGGCAGCCATATTCGTCAGGTAAGTGGTAATGCAAGTGCATTTACCCGTAAAATGCCAACAACCAGTTATCGTTCTCACTCTGAGCAAAAGCCAAAAAATTTAGATGCAAGTATTACTAGTATTATTCATGAAATTGGTGTTCCGGCGCATATTAAGGGATATTTATATTTGCGGGAAGCAATTTCCATGGTATATAACGATATCGAGTTATTAGGATCCATTACAAAAGTATTGTACCCAGACATCGCAAAAAAATATAACACAACAGCAAGTCGTGTTGAACGTGCCATTCGTCATGCCATTGAAGTGGCTTGGAGTCGCGGCAATATCGACTCCATTTCTTCATTGTTTGGCTATACAGTCAGTATGTCAAAGGCAAAGCCGACCAATAGTGAATTTATTGCCATGGTTGCAGATAAACTTCGTTTGGAGCATAAGGCTTCTTGAAGGGGTGAGGAATAACCTTACCTAAGCCCAACCATAAGAAAGACCAATGAATGTTCATTGGTCTTTTATTTATGATTAGAAAGCACTCCCTAATTTTTTGGAAATCTGATAATATAAAGAATGCATGAACTAGCCTTCATATTACATACGTTTTTGGTGCTGAAAGGATGTAAAACCTCTTGTTTGAAACATTACTGTTGAATTTCCTATTTATACTTTTACCAGTTGTCATTTTTTTAATCTTCTTTGAAAATAGGCCCAATTCTTTCAACAAAATAATCCTTATTTTTCTGTCAACAGTAACTATGGTTCTTTGTATGACCATCCCAATTAAATTGAAAGTTGGATTTAATGTTGATTTGCGGTACATTCCAATTATTATTGTCTCCCTTTTTGGAGGTTACAAAAAGGTATTTCCTTTATATGTAGTATTAAATATATATCGTTATTATTTAGGTGGAGATGGAATCCTTCAATCATTTATATATTCTACGGGTGTATTTATTCTTTTACCTGCTTTTAGTAAACGGTTTATTCAATTAAGTTCTAAAAGGAGAATTTCTTCTGCAGCATTGGTTTCATTCCTGAATGTAGGGGTGTATCTCATAAGCTTAAGTTTTTATTTTAATTCTTTAAATAGGGAATTTTGGACTCTTACATTTTATACCCTGACAACCTACACAGGAATGATGATCATCATTATGGTCTTAATAGAGCAAATAATTACAAATTCAAAAAATC comes from the Neobacillus sp. PS2-9 genome and includes:
- the spoIVB gene encoding SpoIVB peptidase yields the protein MKLDIIRKIIGGILLVSLISLIFFQPIQQYIAIPKTITVFEGQDYTFKKAAPVSAAIQSRNSNITLAQEKHAVSVKATEKGKNEMLLEFAGIPIKKVDVHVLKDFRVIPGGQSIGVKLNTVGVLVVGHHLINTANGKKSPGDIAGIKVGDIITEINGNKIEKMTDVAPFVQTAGQDGKALDMVISRESGKFTTKLTPLKDKGENTYKLGLYIRDSAAGIGTMTFVHPQSKKYGALGHVISDMDTKKPIVVEDGQIVRSTVTSIEKGSNGDPGEKLARFSSDREIVGNIQKNSPFGIFGELNKDLKNGIMDKPLPIALSHQVKEGPAKILTVVNDDRVEEFNIEIVSTIPQKFPATKGMVIKVTDPKLLEKTGGIVQGMSGSPIIQDGKLVGAVTHVFVNDPTSGYGVHIEWMLNEAGINIYETPKNKAS
- the spo0A gene encoding sporulation transcription factor Spo0A is translated as MKKIKVCVVDDNRELVGLLEDYISSQDDMEVEGIAHNGQECLEMLASVDPDVLVLDIIMPHLDGLAVLERLRELKKGSLPNVIMLTAFGQEDVTKKAVELGASYFILKPFDMENLGSHIRQVSGNASAFTRKMPTTSYRSHSEQKPKNLDASITSIIHEIGVPAHIKGYLYLREAISMVYNDIELLGSITKVLYPDIAKKYNTTASRVERAIRHAIEVAWSRGNIDSISSLFGYTVSMSKAKPTNSEFIAMVADKLRLEHKAS